From the Pseudomonas marvdashtae genome, the window GTTGACGCTGCAACTGAGCCGCGGCGAAGACCGCTACCGCTTCTGCCTCGATGTACCGCCGCAAGGCCCGGCGCCGGCCTTCGAGGCCATCGATGCGTTCGCGTCGATCTACGTGCGCACCTGCCGCAACCGCCTCGGCCGCGATTACGCACCGCTGGCGGTGTATCTGCGGCGCCCGGAACCGGCAGATCCGGCCCCCTGGCATAAAGTCTTCCGCTCACCGGTGCATTTCGACGCTGCGCAGGATTGCCTGGAATTCAGCTTCATCGACTTCGACAGTCACCTGGACGACGCCAACCCGGAGCTGGCCGAACACAACGAAACCGTGCTCAAGCGCACCCTCGCCCAACTTCAGCCGCTGACCTGGGAGCGCAAGGTCCGCGCCGCCATCGAAGCCCAACTGCCCGAAGGCGAACCCAGCGCCGAACGCATCGCCCAAGCCATGCACCTGAGTCTGCGCAGCCTGCAGCGACACCTGGCCGACGAAGGCTGCCGCTTCGACGCCTTGCTCAACGAATGCCGGGAAAATCTCGCGCTGCTGCACCTGCGAGATCCGCAATGCTCATTGAGCGAAGTCAGCTATCTGCTGGGCTTTGCCGACACCAGCAGTTTCAGCCGCGCGTTCAAGCGCTGGACGGGGATGACGCCGGGGCAGTTTCGGGATGGGTTGCGGTAGAGCCTTGCAGTTGCCTGGGTTGACCCAATCGCGAGCAAGCTCGCTCTCACATTGGAAGCGGCATGACCGCGATATCTGCGCCAACACCGGTCCTGTGGGAGCTTCGCGATAGCGGTGGATCAGTTGACAGTGGGTTTA encodes:
- a CDS encoding AraC family transcriptional regulator translates to MTEPTSLASWTRALRKQLDALGLDSHALCLEAGLDPQLMDDPNARYPLSGTTRLWALAVQASGDPAIGLRVSRFVSPTTFHALGYALVASGSLREVFERIVRYHPVVSDALTLQLSRGEDRYRFCLDVPPQGPAPAFEAIDAFASIYVRTCRNRLGRDYAPLAVYLRRPEPADPAPWHKVFRSPVHFDAAQDCLEFSFIDFDSHLDDANPELAEHNETVLKRTLAQLQPLTWERKVRAAIEAQLPEGEPSAERIAQAMHLSLRSLQRHLADEGCRFDALLNECRENLALLHLRDPQCSLSEVSYLLGFADTSSFSRAFKRWTGMTPGQFRDGLR